The Christiangramia flava JLT2011 genome has a segment encoding these proteins:
- a CDS encoding glycosidase → MNELKKPTLKKISITLKKYEGNPVLSPNPKNDWESLVTCNPGVWYEDGKFYMLYRAAGNDQEHVIRFGLASSTNGKDFTRVSDKPVFSPSDNGPDMGAVEDPRIVKFSDEFYITYAYRPYPPGQYWNFGHDEIRLPDVSEDAPSVLKFNIANSGLALTKDFRNFRRLGRITKPHLDDRDVIIFPEKINGKYAMLHRPKSWVGPAYGCEHPSIWITFSDDLMVWEHDSHLLLSGIAGTWEEKIGGSTPPLRTKDGWLIIYHGVENGGKGYYRVGAALLDLQDPRIVTHRLPDFIMEPEFDYELEGYYKGCVFPTGNMIIDDILYIYYGAADKYVGLATCEVSTLLNALKNA, encoded by the coding sequence ATGAATGAACTGAAAAAGCCTACTTTAAAGAAAATTTCAATTACCCTTAAAAAGTATGAAGGCAATCCAGTATTGAGCCCGAACCCAAAAAATGACTGGGAATCACTGGTAACCTGTAATCCCGGTGTATGGTATGAAGATGGAAAATTCTACATGTTGTATCGGGCAGCAGGAAACGATCAGGAACATGTAATTCGTTTTGGTTTGGCTTCCAGTACCAATGGAAAAGATTTTACACGAGTTTCTGATAAACCTGTTTTTTCACCAAGTGACAACGGTCCAGATATGGGAGCTGTAGAAGATCCGCGAATCGTAAAATTTAGCGATGAATTTTATATTACCTATGCCTACCGACCTTATCCCCCCGGTCAGTACTGGAATTTTGGACACGATGAAATTCGGCTTCCGGATGTCAGTGAGGATGCTCCTTCTGTTCTCAAATTCAATATCGCTAATTCAGGATTGGCTTTGACGAAGGATTTTCGAAATTTCCGAAGGTTAGGAAGAATTACCAAGCCGCACCTTGATGACAGGGATGTAATCATTTTTCCAGAGAAAATCAATGGTAAGTATGCCATGTTACATCGGCCAAAATCCTGGGTTGGGCCTGCCTACGGATGTGAACATCCATCAATTTGGATCACCTTTTCAGACGATCTCATGGTATGGGAGCACGATAGCCACCTATTGCTTTCAGGCATCGCAGGTACTTGGGAGGAAAAGATTGGTGGAAGCACGCCACCCCTTCGTACAAAGGATGGTTGGCTGATTATTTATCATGGTGTGGAAAATGGGGGAAAAGGGTATTACAGAGTCGGAGCTGCCTTGCTGGATCTTCAGGATCCACGTATAGTGACTCATCGACTCCCGGATTTTATTATGGAGCCAGAGTTTGATTACGAACTGGAAGGATATTATAAAGGATGTGTTTTTCCAACCGGCAACATGATAATTGATGATATCTTATATATTTACTATGGGGCTGCTGATAAATATGTAGGCCTGGCCACTTGTGAGGTTAGTACCTTATTAAATGCTTTAAAAAATGCCTGA
- a CDS encoding RICIN domain-containing protein: protein MMTTRLLFNKIKFYISILILFISLGCTQDEVLKEQNYVQPYNITISPQQVSIAGSKFYVNGQEIFFNGVNTAWQPQSDYSLDFLGRNFDYSWWEAEFERYRQNHINLARVWIHGAGNYSPSLNGDGLVTGASPQFWTDMDQLVAIAKSKGVYLMPTFWSFDMVKDSNSSNYDQYRQIINDQNKTQWYTEYFLEPFLARYEDEPIIMGYDICNEPEHMWRDANCGNLPKDNVVRFIAMMAASINEHSEKPVTVGSMWIIFNSNRYAGWNQYAGNNYSDASLQAQFANSNASLDFWSPHWYQWQSSDGPFDTSIGYWLDNGSKPALIGETPGYNIDANTMNNANNWNITLSNYYKQSYWNGYAGVCAWKNPHENDGYGYFSEIANATNNFYNDFPNLVDPNANSALVSGEIYQIKSVGTGKVLDVEGGVTATSNGANVQQWEYLSQSNQQWQITAVGNGYYSIIAQNSYKALDVLGFDISDGANVGQWEYEGKTNQQWQINQLSNGTYQLINRNSGKALDVANGVNANDNGLNIQQWEVNEKNNQQWQLIPVN, encoded by the coding sequence ATGATGACCACTAGACTACTATTTAATAAAATAAAATTTTATATATCGATATTGATATTGTTTATATCACTCGGTTGTACTCAAGACGAAGTATTAAAGGAGCAGAATTATGTTCAGCCCTACAACATAACCATAAGCCCTCAGCAGGTTAGTATTGCAGGCTCTAAGTTCTATGTTAATGGACAGGAAATATTCTTCAACGGTGTGAATACTGCCTGGCAGCCTCAAAGCGATTATAGTTTGGATTTTCTGGGAAGAAATTTTGATTATAGCTGGTGGGAAGCGGAGTTTGAACGCTATAGACAAAATCATATCAATCTGGCCAGAGTTTGGATACATGGAGCAGGAAACTACAGTCCATCGCTAAATGGCGACGGCTTGGTTACCGGTGCGAGTCCCCAATTCTGGACCGATATGGATCAGTTAGTTGCAATTGCCAAAAGTAAAGGGGTCTACCTCATGCCAACCTTCTGGTCTTTTGATATGGTCAAAGACTCCAATAGTTCTAACTATGACCAGTACCGCCAAATCATTAATGATCAAAATAAAACACAATGGTATACCGAATATTTTCTTGAACCATTTTTAGCCAGATATGAAGATGAGCCGATCATAATGGGATATGATATTTGCAATGAACCGGAACATATGTGGAGAGATGCCAATTGCGGGAATTTGCCTAAAGACAATGTTGTTCGATTTATTGCCATGATGGCGGCATCAATTAATGAGCATAGTGAGAAACCGGTTACAGTTGGATCAATGTGGATCATTTTTAATAGTAACCGTTATGCGGGATGGAATCAGTATGCGGGCAATAATTATAGTGATGCATCGCTCCAGGCGCAATTTGCAAATAGTAATGCCTCCCTTGATTTTTGGTCACCACATTGGTATCAGTGGCAGTCATCTGATGGCCCATTTGATACCTCTATCGGTTATTGGCTAGACAACGGGAGCAAACCTGCCCTTATAGGAGAGACTCCAGGATATAATATCGATGCGAATACAATGAATAATGCTAACAACTGGAATATTACCCTGAGCAATTATTACAAGCAATCCTACTGGAATGGATACGCAGGTGTTTGTGCCTGGAAAAATCCACATGAAAATGATGGGTATGGGTACTTCAGTGAAATTGCTAACGCCACCAATAATTTTTATAATGATTTTCCAAATTTAGTGGACCCCAACGCTAATAGCGCTTTGGTCTCCGGTGAAATATACCAGATAAAATCCGTTGGTACCGGGAAAGTTTTGGATGTGGAGGGAGGTGTTACTGCGACTTCCAATGGTGCTAACGTACAACAATGGGAATACCTATCTCAAAGCAATCAGCAGTGGCAGATTACGGCCGTTGGAAATGGGTATTACAGCATCATCGCGCAAAACAGTTATAAAGCACTTGATGTCCTAGGATTTGATATTAGCGATGGCGCAAATGTCGGGCAATGGGAATATGAAGGTAAAACAAACCAGCAATGGCAAATAAATCAACTTTCAAACGGAACCTACCAGCTAATTAACAGAAATAGTGGGAAAGCATTAGATGTAGCCAACGGGGTGAATGCTAATGATAATGGTTTGAACATCCAGCAATGGGAAGTCAATGAGAAGAATAATCAACAATGGCAATTAATTCCAGTAAACTAG
- a CDS encoding glycoside hydrolase family 26 protein, producing the protein MKLIFNRKWVAIMFFIAMVSCSNDSPEVTEEVETDEEIGQDSNLKLADGNATDQTKALYANLWVTQQEGTMFGHHDDLIYGRNWYAESGRSDIKDVTGDYPAVFSVDLAEIMDDRSTNSDLNDDRLRAIKEARKRGEVIIANMHLNNPLTGGDSWDNSSNQVAKEILSDGSMTQVTYLGWLDKLIDFTNNLRDSNGKLIPIIFRPFHEHTQAWSWWGSSATTQNEFINLWKFTVEYLQENNVHNFIYAISPQLDQAGSKESYLYRWPGDEYVDFIGLDSYHGTNTAAFSTNLRNLSLLSQEKMKPCGVTETGVEGIRHGDGSPIAEYWTREIGIPLTGKEISMVVLWRNKYDPANTGHHYFAPFEGEATVDNFIDFYEMSHILFSNDLRNMYVMPNNIKVE; encoded by the coding sequence ATGAAATTGATATTCAACAGAAAATGGGTAGCGATCATGTTTTTTATCGCAATGGTCAGTTGTTCTAACGACTCACCAGAAGTCACTGAAGAAGTTGAAACTGATGAAGAGATTGGCCAAGATAGTAACCTGAAACTCGCGGATGGAAATGCTACTGACCAGACCAAGGCTTTGTATGCCAATCTATGGGTTACTCAGCAGGAGGGAACCATGTTTGGTCATCATGATGACCTGATTTATGGGCGAAACTGGTATGCGGAAAGCGGTCGCTCTGATATCAAAGATGTCACGGGCGACTACCCGGCTGTGTTTAGCGTGGATCTGGCAGAAATTATGGATGACCGGAGCACAAATTCTGATTTAAATGATGATCGTTTAAGAGCTATTAAAGAAGCCCGTAAAAGAGGCGAAGTGATCATTGCTAATATGCACTTAAATAATCCTCTTACCGGAGGTGATTCCTGGGATAATAGCTCCAATCAAGTAGCAAAGGAAATTCTATCAGACGGAAGTATGACACAGGTCACCTATCTTGGGTGGCTGGATAAATTAATTGATTTCACCAATAATCTTCGGGATTCCAATGGCAAACTAATCCCTATAATTTTTAGGCCATTTCATGAACATACTCAGGCTTGGTCCTGGTGGGGAAGCAGTGCGACCACCCAAAACGAATTTATCAATCTCTGGAAATTTACTGTGGAGTATCTGCAGGAAAACAACGTTCATAATTTTATTTACGCGATTTCGCCACAACTGGATCAGGCAGGTTCGAAAGAGAGCTATTTATATCGTTGGCCTGGAGATGAATACGTGGATTTTATAGGCTTGGACAGTTACCATGGGACCAATACTGCTGCTTTTAGTACCAATTTACGAAACCTTTCTCTGCTATCTCAGGAGAAAATGAAACCGTGTGGCGTAACAGAAACAGGGGTAGAAGGAATTCGTCATGGAGACGGTTCTCCAATTGCTGAATACTGGACCAGGGAAATTGGCATACCGCTGACTGGAAAAGAAATATCGATGGTGGTATTATGGAGAAATAAATATGATCCTGCCAATACCGGCCATCATTATTTCGCACCATTTGAAGGAGAAGCCACAGTGGATAATTTCATCGATTTTTACGAAATGTCCCATATACTATTCAGTAATGATTTACGGAATATGTACGTCATGCCTAATAATATAAAAGTAGAATAA
- a CDS encoding cellulase family glycosylhydrolase has translation MQREHNSLPGLIILTFLILAFYGNSCIAQTRATVSINGNSLMPNKYLGNGVQWDPYQLDYGAVTLEIDDQDWKKLYDRLDFMRPQVIRVMINTTSSLNNGKLDPQKNLSNLKPILDYCQSRKVSVTFGDWGGGMVDSSANLINKENLEFAAEYLDFLVNEQGYSCIKYYNLINEPNGFWSAADGNYELWRDAAVYFQQSLERLKLVNKVQIMAPDIAIWTADKTDWVSRSAKDLKGAIGLFDIHTYPSKITVNSGEYEKIIKEYRKAAPANVPMIMGEIGFKFVEDEDSIYQKENLRRAASKPYASVEDSQMYVYDHSYGIDMADALFQTINAGYSGCVVWMLDDAMHSKESPEKLKVWGFWNILGEEYFGESEESVRPWFYAWSLLTKYMPSGSRVLKMGNTGDKEIKAVALRYGNAYTIALLNIADEDKDVQLSTKNIQTSGKFQKFTYAKGNLQTSGDHELLADGYLKINESGIEHMSLKPGSLTVLTTLK, from the coding sequence ATGCAGAGAGAGCATAACAGCTTACCGGGCCTTATCATTCTTACATTTTTGATTTTAGCCTTTTATGGAAACAGTTGCATTGCACAAACGCGTGCGACTGTATCCATTAACGGAAACAGTTTGATGCCTAATAAGTATTTGGGAAATGGTGTTCAATGGGATCCTTACCAATTGGATTATGGAGCGGTAACCCTTGAAATAGATGATCAGGACTGGAAGAAGTTATATGATCGCCTGGATTTTATGAGACCTCAGGTAATTAGGGTAATGATAAATACCACAAGCTCCTTAAACAATGGTAAACTAGACCCTCAAAAAAACTTGAGCAATCTAAAACCCATTCTGGATTACTGTCAATCCAGGAAAGTCTCTGTAACCTTTGGAGATTGGGGTGGAGGAATGGTAGATAGCAGTGCCAACTTGATCAATAAAGAAAATTTGGAATTTGCAGCTGAATACCTGGATTTCTTGGTGAACGAACAAGGCTACTCCTGCATTAAGTATTATAATCTTATTAATGAACCGAATGGTTTCTGGTCTGCCGCAGATGGTAATTATGAGCTCTGGAGAGATGCCGCCGTTTACTTCCAACAAAGTCTTGAACGCCTCAAATTAGTTAACAAAGTTCAGATTATGGCTCCAGATATCGCTATCTGGACAGCAGATAAAACCGATTGGGTTTCTAGAAGTGCCAAAGATTTGAAAGGGGCAATAGGCTTGTTTGATATCCATACCTATCCTTCCAAAATTACTGTGAATTCAGGGGAATATGAGAAAATCATTAAAGAGTATAGAAAAGCAGCTCCCGCAAACGTACCAATGATTATGGGAGAAATTGGGTTCAAGTTTGTCGAAGATGAAGATTCTATTTATCAAAAGGAAAATCTTCGTCGAGCGGCTTCAAAGCCTTATGCCTCCGTGGAAGATTCTCAAATGTATGTTTATGATCATAGTTATGGAATTGATATGGCTGATGCGCTTTTCCAGACGATCAATGCCGGCTATTCAGGCTGTGTGGTTTGGATGTTAGATGATGCTATGCATTCTAAAGAGAGTCCAGAAAAACTAAAGGTTTGGGGTTTTTGGAACATTCTGGGAGAGGAATATTTTGGAGAGTCAGAAGAATCCGTAAGACCTTGGTTTTATGCCTGGTCTCTTCTTACGAAATATATGCCTTCCGGTAGCCGAGTACTGAAAATGGGCAATACTGGGGATAAAGAAATTAAAGCGGTAGCGCTACGATATGGCAACGCCTACACCATTGCCTTACTGAATATTGCCGATGAAGATAAAGATGTTCAGCTAAGTACAAAAAACATTCAGACCAGCGGGAAATTTCAAAAATTCACCTATGCAAAGGGTAATCTTCAAACCAGTGGCGACCACGAATTATTGGCTGACGGCTACCTGAAAATTAATGAAAGCGGTATAGAACATATGAGTTTAAAGCCAGGTTCCCTGACCGTTTTAACCACCTTAAAATAA
- a CDS encoding RagB/SusD family nutrient uptake outer membrane protein: protein MNKIKIAGITLLFLGVIACDLKEEPYGFYSEENFYQTEGDANAAVDYAYDALTYLEYSRSIFFLGDLPTEETFPKNDEGIDVQNLDKWQVSTFNNNNILTNFFKYAYIAINRSNAILENIPDADYEEEFQNQILGEAYFLRAWNYFNLVRAFGNVPIHEGLVETLDQTGAPLSENLDQVYDLIIADCQKAIELLEVNQRLGRADQVAAQALLSKVYLQIASAKDHNVSLYNEMNKNVGEMYDLAAETALEVLEGQAIYGFEDDLLNIYDVEMPLGRENIFLLSMDRSGDIEGDYSKISKLFIPYIDGATIYLQNPNGSYTPSHDGWSVFNTPTDFYNGFEDADLRKNLLIVDTVYNSQGEVSATYPGAIPYPFSRKYVDPNFIGDKTSVKPFLLRFSDIALVYAEASGPTAKSYEYVNYIRNRAGLGNLEPGLGIQEFRTAILEERKWELAWEGNRLYDLRRFNILNETVAEASGLSSDEVNFYPLPQREIDLNPNL from the coding sequence ATGAATAAGATAAAAATAGCGGGAATCACTTTGCTTTTTTTAGGTGTGATAGCCTGCGATCTTAAGGAAGAACCTTATGGGTTTTATTCTGAAGAAAACTTTTACCAAACTGAAGGTGATGCTAATGCAGCTGTGGATTACGCTTATGATGCACTAACGTATCTGGAATACTCACGGTCAATATTCTTTTTGGGAGATTTACCTACAGAGGAAACCTTTCCAAAAAATGATGAAGGAATCGATGTGCAGAACTTAGATAAATGGCAAGTATCTACATTTAATAATAACAATATTCTCACGAATTTTTTCAAATATGCCTACATCGCCATTAATCGGTCCAATGCAATTCTGGAAAATATTCCAGATGCCGATTATGAGGAAGAATTTCAAAATCAAATACTTGGTGAAGCTTATTTCTTAAGAGCTTGGAATTATTTTAATCTAGTTCGGGCATTTGGAAATGTACCAATTCATGAAGGCTTGGTTGAGACTCTTGATCAAACTGGCGCGCCTTTATCTGAAAATTTGGATCAGGTTTATGATCTAATCATTGCCGATTGCCAGAAGGCTATTGAGCTTTTAGAGGTTAATCAACGATTAGGGAGGGCTGATCAAGTAGCTGCACAAGCGCTTTTATCGAAGGTATATTTGCAAATAGCCTCGGCAAAGGATCACAATGTTTCTTTATATAATGAGATGAACAAAAATGTCGGGGAGATGTATGATTTGGCCGCTGAGACGGCGCTGGAAGTTCTGGAAGGACAGGCAATTTATGGATTTGAGGACGATCTTTTAAATATCTATGATGTGGAGATGCCATTGGGGAGAGAGAATATTTTTCTCCTTTCCATGGATCGAAGTGGAGATATCGAAGGAGATTATTCCAAGATTTCAAAATTGTTCATCCCTTATATAGATGGGGCGACGATTTACCTTCAGAATCCTAACGGATCTTATACTCCATCGCATGATGGTTGGAGCGTTTTCAACACCCCGACGGATTTCTACAATGGGTTTGAAGATGCGGATCTTAGAAAAAACCTGCTAATTGTCGATACGGTATATAATTCACAGGGCGAAGTTTCCGCAACATATCCTGGTGCCATTCCTTATCCTTTTTCTAGAAAATACGTAGATCCCAATTTCATTGGAGATAAAACCAGTGTCAAGCCCTTTCTATTACGATTTTCAGACATTGCCCTGGTATATGCAGAAGCTTCAGGGCCTACGGCAAAATCTTATGAATATGTGAATTACATCAGAAACAGAGCGGGTCTCGGAAACTTGGAACCCGGCTTGGGAATTCAGGAATTTCGCACCGCGATTCTGGAAGAAAGGAAATGGGAGTTAGCCTGGGAAGGAAATCGCCTTTATGATTTGAGAAGATTTAATATTCTCAACGAAACCGTGGCAGAGGCATCCGGACTGTCCAGTGATGAGGTAAACTTTTATCCACTTCCACAGAGAGAAATTGATTTGAATCCCAACTTATAA
- a CDS encoding SusC/RagA family TonB-linked outer membrane protein has protein sequence MFLITTIAGTAQNIVTGTVTDNQEVPLPGVTVMEEGTSNGTVTNFDGEFTLEINSMDAQLVFSSIGFVSQTISVPEELTVSIKLEEDLNQLSEVVVVGYGNVQKKDLTGSVSSLNTEKVEDIPANSIERVLQGRVAGLQVSTPSQDPGAGATVRIRGGSSLRGSNAPLIVVDGFPLGDAGNLKQINPADIESVDVLKDASASAIYGSRGANGVIIITTKQAKEGKTTIRIQQQSTVSYFNSKVDLWRDPVLMAQLNNESRSNGGFQPLYIGAENSTGVYYPSVAELQSGDWPYFTRWDDIVFRDTPMSNNTTVSVNSGTDKTSFNLSANYFSDMGVYKDDDYDKVGYNLRVKHDVFENFKIRFSNILSKGTRNSNSGLAYWRNPIFPIYDDNGDYFLVGTNDYNHPVAIADNRLDDTKSIDVITSVAFEYDIYDALKLTSRFNYKYGEYINDQYFPDTYTQAGDFNNGAARINNWQGHNLVSETFANYDENFGDHRLGATVGFTYEKYMTRSSSLGAFDFVNETLQNENIGAGNPELNQVSNNKIETELVSGIFRLNYGYKNKYLATFTGRVDGSSKFGINNKWAFFPSGALSWKLHEENFLKNVEDLNQLKLRVSYGVSGNQGISPYQTLSRYGVSQYYDNGSWVTAIGPGFEVGRAGQGGIEVLWGGIPNPDLKWETTSQLDIGTDIALFDDRLSFTFDYYKKHTKDLLRERILSPSSSYDRIWINNGEISNEGIELSINAGIIENDDFSLSSNLIFYMNENEVVDLGGVAESGLTIDPNTGMQFEYSGNSLEMFRQYPNILAVGQPVNVFYGYKTDGIIQDLQEGVDAGLDGDLAQAGEFKYVDINGDGLINLDDRTIIGDPNPDFNLSLGLNTTYKNFDFSIFFNGSFGQDVINTQKFNQPSNLPYRWTLDNPSNEYPRLRDGRQTYFSDWWVEDGSFVRVQNLTLGYTMPLNERLINSARIYINGNNLYTFTDFEGYDPEVGLDGIYWGGYPRLRQLTLGLDLTF, from the coding sequence ATGTTTTTAATCACAACAATTGCGGGGACTGCTCAAAATATTGTTACAGGTACCGTAACAGATAATCAGGAGGTGCCCCTTCCAGGAGTAACCGTCATGGAGGAGGGTACTAGCAATGGGACCGTAACCAATTTTGATGGAGAATTTACATTGGAGATCAATTCTATGGATGCTCAGCTGGTCTTTTCAAGTATTGGTTTTGTTTCGCAAACGATTTCGGTTCCAGAAGAGTTAACTGTATCTATAAAATTAGAGGAAGATCTTAATCAATTATCTGAAGTGGTGGTTGTGGGATATGGAAATGTTCAGAAAAAGGATCTGACGGGTTCGGTCAGTAGCTTGAATACGGAAAAGGTGGAAGATATTCCAGCAAATTCCATTGAAAGAGTGCTGCAGGGCCGTGTAGCTGGTTTGCAGGTATCAACTCCCTCCCAGGATCCCGGTGCTGGAGCAACGGTTAGGATTAGAGGGGGAAGTTCTTTGCGGGGGTCTAATGCACCCTTAATTGTGGTAGATGGTTTTCCATTAGGAGATGCGGGTAATCTAAAGCAGATTAATCCTGCGGATATTGAAAGTGTGGATGTGTTGAAAGATGCTTCAGCTTCCGCAATTTATGGTTCTAGAGGAGCCAACGGTGTGATAATTATCACTACCAAACAGGCCAAAGAAGGCAAAACCACTATTCGTATTCAGCAACAATCTACCGTTTCTTATTTCAATTCAAAAGTTGACTTATGGCGCGATCCAGTGCTAATGGCGCAATTAAATAATGAGTCCAGATCCAATGGCGGTTTCCAACCATTATATATAGGGGCTGAAAACTCCACGGGGGTTTATTATCCATCTGTAGCGGAATTGCAATCTGGAGATTGGCCATATTTTACCAGATGGGATGACATAGTGTTTCGAGATACTCCAATGTCTAATAATACCACTGTAAGTGTTAATAGTGGAACGGATAAAACCAGTTTCAATCTAAGCGCCAATTATTTTTCAGATATGGGTGTTTATAAAGATGATGACTACGATAAAGTGGGCTACAACCTTAGGGTTAAGCATGATGTATTCGAAAACTTTAAGATTCGCTTCTCTAACATCTTAAGTAAAGGTACCAGAAACAGTAATTCCGGGCTAGCCTATTGGCGAAACCCTATTTTCCCGATTTATGATGACAACGGCGACTATTTTCTGGTTGGAACAAATGATTATAATCATCCGGTTGCCATCGCAGATAACCGCCTTGATGATACCAAATCAATCGATGTTATTACTTCTGTCGCTTTTGAATATGATATATATGATGCATTAAAATTAACCTCAAGATTCAACTATAAATACGGGGAATATATTAATGATCAGTATTTTCCAGATACCTACACTCAGGCAGGAGATTTCAATAATGGTGCTGCTCGAATCAATAATTGGCAGGGACATAATCTGGTTTCTGAAACATTTGCCAATTACGACGAGAACTTTGGAGATCACCGACTTGGTGCAACAGTGGGCTTCACCTATGAAAAATATATGACAAGAAGTTCTTCACTTGGGGCTTTTGATTTCGTCAACGAAACCTTGCAAAATGAGAATATTGGTGCCGGAAACCCCGAGCTTAATCAAGTTTCCAATAATAAGATAGAAACAGAGCTGGTTTCAGGGATATTTCGATTGAATTACGGTTATAAAAATAAGTATCTGGCGACTTTTACAGGTAGGGTGGATGGTTCTTCCAAATTTGGAATCAACAATAAATGGGCTTTTTTCCCTTCCGGTGCTTTAAGCTGGAAACTGCACGAGGAGAATTTTCTTAAAAATGTTGAAGATTTAAATCAGCTTAAACTGCGGGTGAGTTATGGAGTTTCAGGAAATCAAGGGATCAGTCCCTACCAAACGTTAAGCAGGTATGGTGTAAGTCAGTATTATGATAACGGTAGTTGGGTAACTGCTATAGGTCCTGGATTTGAAGTGGGCCGCGCCGGACAGGGAGGTATTGAAGTATTGTGGGGAGGAATTCCCAATCCTGACCTAAAATGGGAAACCACTTCGCAGTTGGATATTGGAACTGATATCGCCCTGTTTGATGATCGATTGAGTTTTACTTTTGACTATTACAAAAAGCATACGAAAGATTTATTAAGAGAGCGAATTCTAAGTCCATCTTCAAGCTATGACCGAATTTGGATTAATAATGGAGAAATTTCAAATGAAGGAATAGAACTCAGCATAAATGCCGGTATAATTGAGAATGATGATTTTTCCTTGAGCTCTAATTTGATTTTCTACATGAATGAAAATGAAGTTGTTGATTTAGGAGGGGTAGCGGAATCTGGACTAACGATCGATCCAAATACCGGAATGCAGTTTGAATATTCCGGAAATAGTCTAGAAATGTTCCGACAATATCCAAATATTCTAGCAGTTGGTCAGCCAGTAAATGTTTTTTATGGGTATAAAACTGATGGAATCATTCAGGATTTGCAGGAAGGTGTAGATGCAGGTTTAGATGGTGACCTGGCGCAGGCCGGGGAATTTAAATATGTGGATATTAACGGTGATGGTCTGATCAATCTGGATGATCGCACGATCATTGGTGATCCAAATCCTGATTTTAATTTAAGTCTTGGATTAAATACAACCTATAAAAACTTTGACTTTAGCATCTTTTTTAACGGGAGTTTTGGTCAGGATGTGATCAACACTCAAAAATTTAATCAGCCTAGCAATTTACCGTATAGATGGACCTTGGATAACCCATCAAATGAGTATCCGCGTCTGCGAGATGGGCGTCAAACCTACTTTTCCGACTGGTGGGTAGAAGATGGATCCTTTGTGCGAGTTCAAAATTTGACCCTTGGCTATACCATGCCTCTAAATGAACGATTGATCAATAGCGCCAGAATTTATATCAATGGAAACAATCTTTACACATTTACAGATTTTGAAGGCTACGATCCGGAGGTAGGACTCGATGGGATCTATTGGGGAGGCTATCCTAGATTACGTCAATTAACACTTGGACTTGATTTAACTTTTTAA
- a CDS encoding AraC family transcriptional regulator, producing the protein MNKKDKVLRELVPISNDDFFVVLNHQNAKFDFPLHYHPEIEINLVMNSSGKRIVGDSISDYCNQDLVIIGPNTPHCWIGRPEYENAHVITIQFHMNFISPQSLNKKLAMPIRDLLDKSSRGILFSDDTINQLKPKIMGLSENQDFDSFLTFLSILYDLSIARNTKSLASISYIEDYKISKSRRIQKVSDYIHQNLHRKILIQDVASLINMSESAFSHFFKKSTNSSFSDYVIDLRLGHAARELIETEKSISEICFDSGFSNISNFNRSFKRKLGFTPSAFRAQQKLITKH; encoded by the coding sequence ATGAATAAAAAAGATAAAGTTCTTCGGGAATTAGTCCCAATTTCCAATGATGACTTCTTCGTAGTTCTCAATCACCAGAATGCTAAATTTGACTTTCCATTACATTATCATCCAGAAATAGAAATAAACCTGGTGATGAATTCGTCAGGCAAGAGAATCGTGGGAGACTCGATCTCTGATTATTGCAATCAGGATCTAGTTATTATTGGTCCCAATACGCCACATTGCTGGATTGGAAGACCGGAATATGAAAATGCACATGTTATTACTATTCAGTTTCATATGAACTTCATTTCTCCTCAGTCACTCAATAAAAAATTAGCCATGCCAATAAGAGATCTGCTGGACAAATCAAGCAGGGGTATATTATTTTCAGACGATACGATCAATCAGTTGAAACCAAAAATCATGGGATTATCTGAAAATCAGGATTTCGATTCATTTTTGACATTTCTATCTATATTATACGATTTGTCAATAGCTCGAAATACTAAGTCCCTGGCCTCCATTTCTTATATCGAGGATTATAAAATATCAAAAAGTCGTCGTATTCAGAAAGTGAGCGATTACATACATCAAAATCTGCATCGTAAGATTCTCATACAAGATGTCGCCTCATTAATCAACATGTCAGAATCAGCCTTTAGCCATTTTTTTAAGAAGAGCACTAATAGCTCATTCTCGGATTATGTCATCGATCTAAGGTTAGGCCATGCGGCTAGAGAACTTATTGAAACTGAAAAATCAATTAGTGAAATTTGCTTCGACAGTGGGTTTAGCAATATCTCAAATTTCAATAGATCTTTTAAACGCAAACTCGGATTTACACCAAGCGCCTTCCGAGCCCAACAAAAATTAATTACCAAACATTAA